A part of Elusimicrobiota bacterium genomic DNA contains:
- a CDS encoding endonuclease/exonuclease/phosphatase family protein, protein MSNDQVTGTEIKIMTYNIHHGADAENKFTLDKIAEFIKSENPDLVGIQEVLNMVDSKDCTDQVAYLKKYTGLHPVFNPNVIKDKYTYGVMCLSKYPVKKYEHRLLPSIEYLNNFSEQRGCIISTVEIGKTTVTFIVTHLGLTQEEQLLQAKELMKISAGIEGYKIMVGDFNEEVYKTVKHKVIGSTQTVNIQEYSPVMEELLGEKPQRLRKDRYADAFMGTKPGETSTFPADKSDIRIDYVLISPELYKGITEKRVVPSLLSDHLPLIVKIRIP, encoded by the coding sequence ATGAGCAATGATCAAGTTACAGGGACTGAGATAAAGATCATGACCTATAACATCCATCATGGTGCGGATGCGGAGAATAAATTTACACTCGACAAAATAGCGGAATTTATTAAATCAGAAAACCCTGACCTCGTTGGAATACAGGAAGTATTGAATATGGTTGATAGTAAAGATTGTACTGACCAGGTAGCGTATCTCAAAAAATATACGGGTTTACATCCTGTGTTTAACCCCAACGTTATTAAGGATAAATATACTTATGGAGTAATGTGCCTCAGCAAATATCCCGTAAAAAAGTATGAACACCGTTTATTACCATCAATTGAGTACCTCAACAATTTTAGTGAACAACGAGGTTGTATAATATCAACAGTAGAAATCGGTAAAACAACAGTAACGTTCATAGTGACACATCTTGGGTTAACACAAGAAGAACAGTTGTTGCAGGCAAAGGAATTAATGAAAATCTCAGCCGGGATTGAAGGATACAAAATCATGGTTGGCGATTTTAATGAAGAAGTGTATAAAACAGTGAAACACAAGGTTATAGGAAGTACACAGACAGTAAATATTCAGGAATACTCACCTGTGATGGAAGAACTGTTAGGCGAAAAACCGCAGAGGTTGCGCAAGGACCGTTATGCCGACGCGTTTATGGGTACCAAACCCGGTGAAACCAGCACATTCCCCGCAGATAAGTCTGATATCAGGATAGATTATGTTCTAATAAGCCCGGAATTGTATAAGGGCATAACAGAAAAACGTGTGGTTCCGTCATTACTATCCGACCATTTACCGTTAATAGTTAAAATCCGTATCCCGTAA
- a CDS encoding thioredoxin family protein produces the protein MKKLNNPDNVNTLMNASKSTAIFFSLSYCPYCNMFRPVFQEYADNFGDTYEFVEVILDDDACPLWDEYGIKVTPTVLIFKNGKVSKRADGRPGYGLDRKAMSVLFPK, from the coding sequence ATGAAAAAACTCAATAACCCGGATAATGTTAATACTTTGATGAACGCTTCAAAATCTACCGCCATATTTTTTTCGTTGAGCTACTGTCCTTACTGTAACATGTTCCGCCCTGTATTTCAGGAATATGCGGATAATTTTGGAGATACTTACGAATTTGTTGAGGTTATTCTTGACGATGACGCGTGTCCGTTATGGGATGAGTATGGGATTAAGGTTACACCTACTGTTCTTATATTTAAGAATGGTAAAGTATCCAAACGCGCAGACGGACGCCCTGGGTATGGGCTTGACCGTAAAGCGATGTCAGTACTGTTTCCTAAATAG